From a region of the Burkholderia lata genome:
- the kdpB gene encoding potassium-transporting ATPase subunit KdpB, which translates to MFDPALVRPAIADSFRKLTPRTQFRNPVMFCVYVGSILTTILWIAALFGQAEAPAGFIVAIALWLWFTVLFANFAEALAEGRSKAQAASLRSAKHNVVAKKLAAPRAKAAVEVMASTDLRKGDVVLVETGDTIPADGDVIEGVASVDESAITGESAPVIREAGGDFSSVTGGTRVLSDWIVVRVAVNPGEAFLDRMIAMVEGAKRKKTPNEIALTILLVALTIVMLLATATLLPFSTFAVEAMKAGHVVTITALVALLVCLIPTTIGGLLSAIGVAGMSRMMQANVIATSGRAVEAAGDVDVLLLDKTGTITLGNRQASAFVPAPFVTEEALADAAQLSSLADETPEGRSIVVLAKQRFNLRERDMQALHPVFLSFSAQTRMSGVDLFPAGSAPGAAGREIRKGAADAIKHYVESHGGRVTREVEAVVTDIARRGSTPLAVAERVDGVARVLGVIELKDIVKGGIKERFAELRKMGIKTVMVTGDNRLTAAAIAAEAGVDDFLAEATPETKLATIREHQAAGRLVAMTGDGTNDAPALAQADVAVAMNTGTQAAKEAGNMVDLDSNPTKLIEIVEIGKQMLMTRGSLTTFSIANDVAKYFAIIPAAFATTYPQLSVLDVMHLASPSSAILSAVIFNALIIVALIPLALKGVRYRPLGAAPLLRRNLLLYGLGGVLLPFPFIKLIDMVLVACGWA; encoded by the coding sequence ATGTTCGACCCCGCGCTCGTGCGCCCGGCGATCGCCGATTCGTTCAGGAAACTCACGCCGCGCACGCAGTTCCGCAACCCGGTGATGTTCTGCGTGTACGTCGGCAGCATCCTGACCACGATCCTGTGGATCGCCGCGCTGTTCGGCCAGGCCGAAGCGCCCGCCGGCTTTATCGTCGCGATCGCGCTGTGGCTGTGGTTCACCGTGCTGTTCGCCAACTTCGCCGAAGCGCTCGCCGAAGGGCGCTCGAAGGCGCAGGCCGCATCGCTGCGTAGTGCAAAACACAACGTGGTCGCGAAAAAGCTTGCGGCGCCGCGTGCGAAGGCGGCCGTCGAAGTGATGGCGTCGACCGACCTGCGCAAAGGCGACGTCGTGCTCGTCGAAACCGGCGACACGATCCCGGCCGACGGCGACGTGATCGAAGGCGTCGCGTCGGTCGACGAATCGGCGATTACCGGCGAATCCGCACCGGTGATCCGCGAGGCGGGCGGCGACTTCTCGTCGGTGACGGGCGGCACGCGCGTACTGTCCGACTGGATCGTCGTGCGCGTCGCCGTCAATCCGGGTGAGGCGTTCCTCGACCGGATGATCGCGATGGTCGAGGGCGCGAAGCGAAAGAAGACGCCGAACGAGATCGCGCTGACGATCCTGCTCGTCGCGTTGACGATCGTGATGCTGCTCGCAACCGCCACGTTGCTGCCGTTCTCGACGTTCGCGGTCGAAGCGATGAAAGCCGGCCATGTCGTGACGATCACCGCATTGGTGGCGCTGCTCGTGTGCCTGATCCCGACGACGATCGGCGGGCTGTTGTCCGCGATCGGCGTGGCCGGGATGAGCCGGATGATGCAGGCGAACGTGATCGCGACGTCGGGCCGCGCGGTGGAAGCCGCCGGCGACGTCGACGTGCTGCTGCTCGACAAGACTGGCACGATCACGCTCGGCAACCGCCAGGCGTCGGCGTTCGTGCCCGCGCCGTTCGTGACCGAGGAAGCGCTGGCCGATGCCGCGCAACTGTCGTCGCTCGCCGACGAAACCCCGGAAGGCCGCAGCATCGTCGTGCTCGCGAAGCAGCGTTTCAACCTGCGCGAGCGCGACATGCAGGCGCTGCATCCGGTGTTCCTGTCGTTCAGCGCGCAGACGCGGATGAGCGGTGTCGACCTGTTCCCCGCGGGTTCTGCTCCCGGGGCGGCTGGCCGCGAGATTCGCAAAGGTGCGGCGGACGCGATCAAGCATTACGTCGAGTCCCACGGTGGCCGCGTCACGCGCGAAGTCGAAGCGGTCGTGACCGACATCGCGCGTCGCGGCAGCACGCCGCTCGCGGTGGCGGAGCGGGTGGACGGTGTCGCTCGCGTGCTCGGCGTGATCGAGCTGAAGGACATCGTGAAGGGCGGCATCAAGGAGCGCTTCGCGGAGCTGCGCAAGATGGGCATCAAGACCGTGATGGTGACGGGCGACAACCGGCTGACGGCCGCGGCGATTGCAGCGGAAGCGGGTGTCGACGATTTCCTCGCGGAAGCGACACCGGAAACCAAGCTCGCGACGATTCGCGAGCACCAGGCGGCAGGCCGTCTGGTTGCGATGACGGGCGACGGCACGAACGACGCGCCGGCGCTCGCGCAGGCCGACGTCGCCGTGGCGATGAACACGGGTACGCAAGCGGCGAAGGAAGCGGGCAACATGGTTGACCTCGACTCGAACCCGACGAAGCTGATCGAGATCGTCGAGATCGGCAAGCAGATGCTGATGACGCGCGGGTCGCTGACGACGTTTTCGATCGCGAACGACGTCGCGAAGTATTTCGCGATCATCCCGGCCGCATTCGCGACGACGTATCCGCAATTGAGCGTGCTCGACGTGATGCACCTCGCGTCGCCGTCGTCGGCAATCCTGTCGGCGGTGATCTTCAACGCACTGATCATCGTCGCGCTGATTCCGCTCGCGCTGAAGGGCGTGCGCTATCGCCCGCTCGGTGCCGCGCCGCTGCTGCGCAGGAACCTGCTGCTGTACGGCCTCGGTGGCGTGCTGCTGCCGTTCCCGTTCATCAAGCTGATCGACATGGTGCTGGTGGCATGCGGATGGGCGTGA
- a CDS encoding response regulator, producing MSKPTVVIVIVDEDRFIRHFVRVALKAERMHVCEAATGAAGVAAVGARRPDLIVADTNLHDIGGTELIRALRACSAAPLIVLSALSAESDKVAALDAGADDYLTKPFGAAELIARIRAHLRRQAGGGRIDAVRVCFGDVTVDLADRQVLRGGARVHLSPIEFRLLAALAHHAGRLLTHDRLLSEVWGATHGKDAHYLRVYVGHLRRKLERDPRRPAYILTETGVGYRLAGAR from the coding sequence ATGAGCAAACCGACCGTCGTCATCGTGATCGTCGACGAAGACAGGTTCATCCGGCATTTCGTCCGTGTCGCGCTGAAGGCCGAACGCATGCACGTCTGCGAGGCCGCGACCGGTGCGGCGGGCGTGGCGGCCGTCGGCGCACGACGGCCCGACCTGATCGTCGCGGACACGAACCTGCACGACATTGGCGGCACCGAACTGATTCGTGCGCTGCGCGCGTGCTCGGCTGCGCCGCTGATCGTGCTGTCGGCGCTGAGCGCGGAAAGCGACAAGGTGGCCGCGCTCGACGCGGGCGCAGACGACTACCTGACCAAGCCGTTCGGCGCCGCCGAGCTGATCGCGCGGATTCGTGCGCACCTGCGGCGGCAAGCCGGCGGCGGGCGCATCGATGCGGTACGTGTGTGCTTCGGCGACGTGACCGTCGATCTCGCCGATCGCCAGGTGTTGCGCGGCGGGGCGCGCGTGCATCTGAGCCCGATCGAATTCCGGTTGCTGGCCGCGCTCGCGCATCACGCGGGCCGGCTGCTCACGCACGACCGTCTGCTGAGCGAGGTGTGGGGCGCGACGCACGGCAAGGATGCGCACTATCTGCGCGTGTATGTCGGCCACCTGCGGCGCAAGCTGGAGCGCGATCCGCGGCGGCCCGCGTACATCTTGACGGAGACGGGTGTCGGCTACCGGCTTGCCGGCGCGCGGTAG
- a CDS encoding lytic transglycosylase domain-containing protein: MQETYPSYDRPAPRTRVRPALRLKRFLLLLPIVLPLSIALPAHADDTPAAPVTAASTPEASPPPTLDTIVIALRNRFHVAYADARTIARAVQTESDRYGLAPALLLAIIAVESGFDRHAVSVAGARGLMQVLPTAHRDLVAHVKDLSDPATNVRIGAAIFRGYLDDADGDVETALVRYNGGTKRYAQRVALRVQQFDAQLRHSNGATSDELRTAANP, from the coding sequence ATGCAGGAAACCTATCCATCGTATGACCGGCCGGCGCCGCGCACGCGCGTGCGCCCGGCCCTGCGGCTGAAGCGCTTTCTGCTGCTCCTCCCGATCGTGCTGCCGCTGTCGATCGCATTGCCCGCGCATGCCGACGACACGCCCGCAGCACCGGTCACCGCCGCCAGCACGCCCGAAGCATCGCCGCCCCCCACCCTCGACACGATCGTCATCGCGCTGCGCAATCGCTTCCACGTCGCGTATGCGGACGCACGCACGATCGCGCGCGCGGTGCAGACCGAATCGGACCGCTACGGGCTTGCCCCGGCGCTGCTGCTCGCGATCATCGCGGTCGAGTCGGGCTTCGATCGCCACGCGGTCAGTGTCGCCGGCGCGCGCGGGTTGATGCAGGTGCTGCCCACCGCCCATCGCGATCTCGTCGCGCATGTGAAGGATCTGTCCGATCCGGCCACCAACGTGCGGATCGGCGCGGCCATCTTCCGCGGCTATCTCGACGACGCAGATGGCGACGTCGAAACCGCGCTCGTGCGCTACAACGGCGGCACGAAGCGCTATGCGCAGCGGGTCGCGCTGCGCGTGCAGCAATTCGATGCGCAGTTGCGCCATTCGAACGGCGCAACGAGCGACGAACTGCGGACGGCCGCGAACCCCTGA
- a CDS encoding DUF3999 domain-containing protein has product MKRLTALLGLSLLASFAAADGMPGAGHAAQRFSLDLDGTAAYYQLTVPQPVYAASRRDDLGDVRIFNGAGEPVPYSLDAPAVAVPAVPPTRTPVHWFPLPPARADNGNAPLGVTVGPDGALRAGVAAPVPAKHGADLVDLSHADGDIDALLVHIGDDSYQGRVAVEASDDLRSWRSLGSTQLLKVGHGDAMLVQERIALEGAAPRYLRLDWLDGAPAVTSIDVETHPRDARGTDTASVPRQWRDAVRVRAGGTPGEYLFDTDGAYPVDRVRIDLPQPNTVARATLQSRADAQAPWRDVAGAVLFRLQGKAGEQRNPPLEFAANTDRAWRIVVDMRNGGFGGGQPAVAVGWHPAALTFVARGTPPFTLGVGDASLVSSAVSRDALLVGMAPEVRPARVGAALPVSAVAPAPAVDTDAPRRYVLWGALVVAVGVLGTIAWRLAKGGGDTHGRDG; this is encoded by the coding sequence ATGAAACGACTCACCGCCCTGCTCGGACTGAGCCTGCTCGCGTCGTTCGCGGCGGCCGACGGCATGCCGGGTGCCGGGCACGCCGCGCAGCGCTTCTCGCTCGACCTCGACGGCACTGCCGCGTATTACCAGCTCACCGTGCCGCAGCCCGTTTATGCGGCGAGCCGGCGCGACGACCTCGGCGACGTGCGCATCTTCAACGGCGCGGGCGAGCCGGTGCCGTATTCGCTCGACGCGCCCGCAGTGGCCGTGCCCGCCGTCCCGCCGACACGCACGCCGGTGCACTGGTTTCCGCTGCCACCCGCGCGCGCCGACAACGGCAACGCGCCGCTCGGCGTGACGGTCGGCCCGGACGGCGCGCTGCGCGCGGGCGTCGCCGCACCGGTGCCCGCAAAGCACGGCGCGGATCTCGTCGACCTGTCGCATGCGGACGGCGACATCGACGCGCTGCTCGTGCACATCGGCGACGACAGCTACCAGGGGCGTGTCGCCGTCGAAGCCAGCGACGACCTGCGCAGCTGGCGCTCGCTCGGCAGCACGCAGCTCCTGAAGGTCGGCCACGGCGACGCCATGCTGGTGCAGGAACGCATCGCGCTCGAAGGCGCAGCGCCGCGCTACTTGCGGCTCGACTGGCTCGACGGCGCGCCCGCGGTTACGTCGATCGACGTCGAAACACACCCGCGCGATGCGCGCGGGACCGACACCGCGTCCGTGCCGCGCCAATGGCGCGACGCCGTGCGCGTACGGGCCGGCGGCACGCCTGGCGAGTACTTGTTCGACACCGACGGCGCATATCCGGTCGACCGCGTGCGCATCGACCTGCCACAGCCGAACACCGTCGCGCGAGCGACGTTGCAGAGCCGCGCCGACGCGCAGGCGCCGTGGCGCGACGTCGCGGGTGCCGTGCTGTTCCGGCTGCAGGGCAAGGCCGGTGAGCAGCGCAATCCGCCGCTCGAGTTCGCGGCGAATACGGATCGCGCGTGGCGGATCGTCGTCGACATGCGCAACGGCGGCTTCGGTGGCGGCCAGCCGGCCGTCGCGGTCGGCTGGCATCCGGCCGCGCTGACGTTCGTCGCGCGCGGCACACCGCCGTTTACGCTCGGCGTCGGCGATGCGTCGCTGGTGTCGTCGGCCGTGAGTCGCGACGCGCTGCTGGTCGGCATGGCGCCCGAAGTGCGGCCCGCACGCGTCGGCGCGGCGTTGCCGGTGTCAGCGGTCGCACCGGCGCCGGCCGTCGATACGGACGCACCGCGCCGCTACGTGCTGTGGGGCGCGCTGGTCGTCGCGGTCGGCGTGCTCGGCACGATTGCGTGGCGCCTCGCGAAAGGCGGCGGCGATACGCACGGCCGCGACGGATGA